TCGAACTTCCACATATTCTCCCCTTCACTGTAAAATTTTTGGAAATCATCCGGAAAATACTGTTTAATCTTCTGTTGGAAATCAGCAAGGTCCATTTCTCCTTCAAAATCATCCTGAAGCATTTTTTTCCAGTTGGTTTTATCAGGAAGATGGTCTTTAAGAGCAACCTCAATCATTCCGGCCTCATATCGGTTTTCTGTTCTGGCAATCGGCAGTGCAAATGTAGCTCCCTGATCAATCCATCTCGTCGGGATCTGATTATTTCTTGTTACTCCCACTTTTACATCCCCTGTATAGGCAAGATATACGGTATGAGGCTGTAACTGGATTTGTTTTTCCACTTCCAGATCACGCTCAGCAACTCCTAAATGAGCCGTAGAAAGCTCCGGACGGATAATGGTATCACTTGCATATGGACTTTCAAAGAAGCAATTCTTGCAGAATCCCATTCTATAAACAGGTTTGTTTTCTCCACAATTGACACATTGAAATCCGGTATGTTTTATACGCAGCTCTTTCCCGAAAAGCTCATTCATATGGATAAGATCTCCGGAAAGATTCAGATAATATTGGATCGGCTGATCATCATAGCTCGTCATTTTTAAAATTTGCCCTTGAAACTGCATACTGTTTATATTACTTTTTTAAGTAAATTTAATGATTATATTTTCAAAAAGTAAATTTATATTTTTGCGCCAATAAAAAATCACAAATGACTTATCTTGTAACTGGAGGAAGCGGGTTTATCGGTTCTCATTTAATAGAACGATTATTAAGAAATGGACATTCTGTCATAAACGTTGACAATTTTGATGATTTCTACAACTATCAGATCAAAATTAAAAATACTTTAGAGTCTATCGGCAAAATTCCGGATTTTGAGTTCTCGGGCAAAGAGGCTGACATCAGTCATTTAACTGCCATTTCCCAGTCTGATCAGTATCAGCTTTATTACCAGGACATCAGAGATAAAAAAGGGCTTGAAACTATTTTCAGAAACCATCAGATAGACCTTGTCATTCATCTTGCAGCGCTTGCAGGCGTACGCCCTTCCATTGAAAGACCTTTAGACTATGAAGAAGTGAATGTCCGCGGAACGATGAATCTTTGGGAGCTATGTAAAGACTTCAATATCAAAAAGTTTGTATGCGCATCTTCTTCAAGTGTTTATGGTAACAATGAAAAGACTCCTTTTAATGAAACAGACAATGTAGACCATCCGATTTCACCTTATGCCGCTACCAAAAAAAGTGTTGAAATTTTAGGACATGTTTACCATGAGCTTTATCATATAGATATGATCCAGCTTCGTTTTTTCACGGTATACGGGCCACGGCAAAGACCTGACCTGGCTATCCATAAGTTTACAAAGCTGATCTCGGAAGGTCAGGAAATTCCATTCTATGGAGATGGAAATACAGCCCGAGATTACACTTACATAGATGATATCATCGACGGAATCACAAAATCAGTCCTTTATCTGGAAGCCAATGCTGATATTTATGAAATTATTAATCTCGGAGAAAGCGAAGTGGTCACTTTATCTGAGATGGTAGCGACTATAGAAAACACACTTGGAATTTCTGCCACGAGGAAAACTCTGCCAATGCAGCCGGGTGATGTCCAGAAAACCAATGCAGATATTGCCAAAGCAAGGACATTAATAGGCTACAAACCAGACACGGACTTCCAAAATGGCATAAAAAAATTTGTGGAATGGTTTTTGAGAAATGACATGAAGTAAGTTGCCGGTACAGCTGTAATGCGGACTATGACGGACAATGAACAAAAATTAATCAAAAAGAATTGAAAATCAAGTGTAAAAAAGCGTATAATATAAGCTAATTTTATACTTTTGCAAAAAAAATCAGAAATTATGTACTGGACATTAGAACTAGCCTCATATCTAAGTGACGCACCTTGGCCAATGACAAAAGCAGAACTTATTGACTACGCAATCAGAACTGGTGCACCTATGGAAGTAGTAGAAAACCTTCAGGCCATCGAAGACGAAGGAGAAATCTATGAATCTATCGAAGAGGTTTGGAGCGACTATCCTACCGATGAGGATTTCCTTTGGAACGAAGACGAATATTAATTAAAGCAATAAGCTTTAAGCATACTGCTTAGAGCTTATTTGCCCTTTTTATATATATAAAATTCACACGATAAGCGTGTCAGTAAAACGCTTAAAGCATATTGCTTTAAGCATAAAGCAAAATATTTATGAGTTTTTTAAACAAAGTTCTTAAAGGGTTTTTGGGAGACAAAAAAGCGCAGGACCTAAAAGAAGTAAAAAAAGTTGTAACAAAAATCAAAGCTGTTGAACCTAATATTCAGCAATTGTCTGATGATGGTTTGAGAGAAAAAACTGCTGAGTTTAAAGAAAATATAAAATCTGCAACCAGTAAAATAACAGCTCAGATAGAACAGATACGGGAGCAGATAAAAAACTCAACCAATGTTGATGAAAAAGAGGCTCTTTTCACAAAGATTGAGACTCTTAAAAAAGAATCATACGATATTGAAGAGAAAGTTCTTCTACAGGTCCTACCTGAAGCTTTTGCCCTGGTAAAAGAAACAGCAAGAAGATGGGCTCAGAATGGAGAAATCCGTACTACAGCAACTGATTGGGACAGACAACTGGCTGCAGCTGGTAAAGATTTCGTAGAGATTCAGGGAGATACTGCCGTTTGGAAAAACTCGTGGGATGCTGCCGGAACGCCTGTAAACTGGGATATGGTTCATTATGATGTTCAGTTTATCGGAGGGGTTATTCTTCACAGCGGTAAAATCACAGAGATGGCAACCGGTGAAGGTAAAACCTTGGTAGGAACATTACCTATTTACTTAAATGCCCTTCCTGGAAGAGGAGTTCACGTGGTAACTGTAAATGACTATCTTGCCAAAAGAGACTCGGCATGGATGGGACCTCTTTATCAGTTCCATGGAATGTCTATCGACTGTATTGATAATCACCAGCCGAACTCAGACGGAAGAAGAAAAGCATACAATTCAGATATTACTTACGGAACGAACAACGAGTTTGGTTTCGATTATCTGAGAGACAACATGGTTACTTCACCTTCAGAATTGGTACAAAGAGAATTAAACTTTGCTATTGTGGATGAGGTGGATTCTGTATTGGTAGATGATGCCAGAACACCGTTAATTATTTCCGGTCCGGTTCCTCAGGGAGACAGACAGGAATTTGACCTTCTTAAACCTTCTATCGACAGAATTGTTGAAGTTCAGAAGAAAACAGTTTCTGCCATCTTTAATGAAGCGAAAAAATTAATCGCTGCAGGAAATACTAAAGAAGGAGGATTCAAATTACTTCAGGCTTACAGAGGTTTACCTAAAAACAGACAATTAATTAAATTTTTATCGGAAAGCGGAAACAGAGCATTGCTTCAAAAAGTTGAAGGTCAGTATATGCAGGATAACAACCGTGATATGCCGATCGTAGATAAAGATCTTTACTTCGTAATCGAGGAAAAAAACAACCAGGTTGATCTTACCGATAAAGGAGTAGAATATATGTCTCAGGGAAATTCTGACAATAACTTCTTCGTACTTCCGGATATCGGAACAGAGATCGCTGAAGTTGAGGCTAAGAATTTATCTAAAGAAGAGGAATTTGAAGCTAAAGAAAGACTTTTCGCCGATTTTGCTGAAAAATCCGAGCGTGTTCACACGATGAGCCAGCTGTTGAAAGCCTATACATTATTCGAAAAAGATGATGAATATGTGGTAATTGATGGCGAAGTAAAAATTGTTGATGAGCAGACAGGACGTATCATGGAGGGTAGACGTTATTCAGACGGTCTTCACCAGGCAATTGAAGCTAAAGAAAACGTAAAAATTGAAGCGGCAACTCAGACTTTTGCAACGGTAACGCTTCAGAACTATTTCCGTATGTACAATAAACTTGCGGGGATGACGGGTACTGCTGAAACTGAGGCCGGAGAGCTTTGGGAAATCTACAAATTAGATGTTGTGGTGATTCCTACGAACCGCCCTATTATCAGACAAGACAAGCAGGATTTAGTTTTTAAAACCAACAGAGAAAAATATAACGCCGTAATTGAAGAGATTGAAAAATTAACAGCAGCAAAAAGACCGGTATTAGTTGGTACAACGTCTGTTGAAATTTCTCAATTGCTTTCAAAAGCGCTTCAGCTAAGAAAAATTCCACACCAGGTACTGAATGCGAAACTTCACAAGAAGGAAGCAGAAATTGTTGCCGGAGCAGGACAGCCTGGAGCTGTAACGATTGCCACCAACATGGCTGGTCGTGGTACGGATATTAAGCTTTCTAAAGAAGTAAAAGAAGCGGGCGGTTTAGCTATTATCGGCACTGAAAAGACATGATTCAAGACGTGTCGACAGACAGCTGAGAGGTAGAGCCGGACGTCAGGGAGATCCTGGTAGTTCTCAGTTCTACGTATCTCTTGAAGATAACCTGATGCGTCTTTTCGGTTCGGAAAGAATCGCTAAAATGATGGATAGAATGGGTCATAAGGAAGGTGAAGTAATTCAGCATGCCATGATCAGCAAGTCTATTGAAAGAGCGCAGAAAAAAGTAGAGGAAAACAACTTCGGGATCAGAAAGAGACTTCTTGAGTATGATGACGTAATGAACAAGCAGCGTGACGTAATCTATAAAAGAAGAAAGAACGCTTTGTTCGGAGATCACCTGAAGTATGACATTACCAATATGATCTTTGAAGTTTCCAATTCTATCGTCGCTAAAGGAAAAGCTACAGGAAATTATAAAGATTTTGAATTTGATATCATTAAGTTTTTCACCATGGAATCTCCTGTTTCTGAAAATGACTTCAAGAGCAAACAGATTCCTGAACTGACAGATCTTGTTTTCAAGGCAGCTCAAGAAGACTACAAAATGAAACTGAACTTACTGAAAGAGAAATCATTCCCTATTATTGAGAATGTATACCAGAACCAGGGTTCAATGTTCAAAATGATCCAGGTTCCTTTCACAGACGGGCACAAAACTATGACTATTGTTGCTGATCTTAAAGAAGCTTACGATACTCAGTGTGAAAGCCTTATCAACGATTTTGAAAAGAACATTACTTTATCTATTATTGATGAAAACTGGAAGCTTCACCTTCGTGAGATGGATGACCTGAGAAGATCTTCTCAAGGTGCCGTTTACGAACAGAAAGATCCATTAGTAATTTATAAGCAGGAATCTTTCCACTTATTCAGTGAAATGGTAGACAAAATGAACAAAGAAATTATTTCATTCTTATACAAAGGAGAAATTCCTGCTTAAGAAATAAATAATAAAACTTCATAAAAACCCCGCATCAGATTGTACTGATGCGGGGTTTTGTTATTCAACAACTAATAATTTAATGATAAATATCAATCTTATTATTTATTTAGAACAATTAAAAACAATATATTTGCAGAAAATTTGACTTATTCATGAAAAATGTACTGATGTGTGCCTCGTTATTGGGTTCTATGCTAACCTTTGCTCAGGAAAAAGATACTCTTAAATCTAATGATATTGAGGAAGTTGTTGTCAATGGAAAGTATTATAAGAAATATGTGGAAAAGCAAGGTTCTTCTTCCTTACGTCTGGATGAAGAGCTTATCAAGATACCGCAAAACATCTCCATTATTACGGGAAGAGCGTTGGAAGACCAACAGGTAACCACTTTAAGTGACGGTGTATTGAGAAATGTTGCAGGAGCACAGAGATTGGAACATTGGGGCGACATGTATACCAGAGTAAACATGAGAGGCTCCAGAGCTGCAGCTTTTATGAACGGAGTAAATGTAACTTCTAACTGGGGTCCATTGAGTGAAGATATGAGCTTCGTAGATCATATTGAATTTATAAAAGGTCCTTCAGGATTCTTAATGTCAAACGGTGAACCAAGTGGAATCTACAATATTGTCACTAAAAAACCTACAGGAAATTCGCTAAACGGAAGTGCAAAAGTAACGCTGGGAAGCTTCAATATGTACAGAGGAGAAGCTGATGTAGACACCAAAATCACTGATAAAGTTGCTTTCAGACTGAATTTAATGGCTCAGAATAAAAACAGTTTCAGAGACTATGAATTCAACGACAGGTATATTATTAACCCTTCACTAAAAGTAAAACTAAGTGATAAAACCACTTTGACAGCGGAATACATTTACCAGAAAGCTAAAATGTCTGAGGTTGGTTCTGCTTATGTGTTCAGTTTTGATGGCTACAAAGCAAAGCCGGTCCGATATACAACTACGGATCCAAGCGTTGATCCTACCAAGGTTGACAATAATACGGTAAACATTAATTTACAGCACGAATTTAATAAAAACTGGAAATTAACATCACAGCTAACTTATGTGAATGAATATACAATGGGCAGCGATATCTGGCCAAGTAATTTTGAAGGAAATTATATGATCCGTCGTGTCAATTATTGGGAAGCTGATAACACCATGAAGTTCGGACAGGTATTTTTAAATGGATTTGTAAAAACAGGTCCTGTTTCCCACAAAATTTTAGCCGGCCTGGATCTGGGTAGCAAAAAATATATGGCAGATTGGTCTCAAGGATATAATTTGGATAAATTTAATGCTAACGGAGACTATAATGCTGATCCTCAAAACCCAAACACCGTTGCTGATTATAATTATTGGTATAATACAAATACCCAAAATTATGATATCAATGGTGGGCTGGCCTATTCCGGCCCTAACGGTCAATATAAAGCCTTTGATGCAAGCAAACCTCTATCAGTAAGAGCAGGAGCGGGAAGCACCATCGATCAAAATTATACAGGACTTTACTTACAGGATGAATTAGGATTCTTCAATGATGCTTTAAGACTTACTCTTGCCGCACGTTACACTAATGTAAAAGAGATTAGTTACGGAACAAAATCAGAAGCAAACAGAATTACTCCTCGTATTGGACTAAGCTATTCTATTGATGAAAACATGTCTGCCTATGCTTTATACGATCAATCTTTTGTACCACAGGCAGGATTATTCAGAGATGGAACAACAGCAACACCACTTACCGGTAATAATATTGAAGTAGGAGTGAAAAAAGACTGGTTTGGAGGAAAATGGAATACGACCGTTTCATTATATAACATCAATAAAAATAATGAGATTACAGGAGACCCCGACCAAACTAACAATCCCAATGGAAAATATTCTATTCTTCTTGGAAAAACAAGAGTGCAGGGTGTTGAATTTGATCTAAAAGGAGAAATTACCAGAGGCTTTAATGCTATTTTTAATTACGCATTTACTGAGAATAAATTTACAGAAACAACAGCCAAAGCCAATAAGGGAGACAAAGTTCCTGGTTATGCAAAACATACTGCAAACGGTTGGTTGAATTATACTTTTACAGATGGATTGCTGGAAGGTTTCGGATTAAGTTTCGGAGGAACATACCTTGCAGGACGAAGCAGCTGGGATTGGGGAAGCACAAACAGCCTTCAAATGGGAGATTATGTAAAATTTGATGCAGGTGCTTCATGGGAAAACAGAAAATTCAGAGTAGGATTGAATGTATTTAATGTATTCAACAGATACTTATATTCCGGCTCGCCTTATGGAAACTATTATTATTATCAGGCAGATGCTCCGAGAAACTTCAAATTATCAATAGGATATAAATTTTAAATAATAATTAAAGGTTAGCCTCTCCGGAGGTTAACTTTTTTCTATGAGGAAAAAACATCACCATAAAAAGAAGATTTCATTGACCAAAAAATGGTCTGCCAAACTGCACTTGTGGTTGGGTTTATCCGTGGGTATCATTATTTTCATCGTATCACTTACAGGGACTTTGTATGTTTTTAAAGACGAAATACAGAACAGCATCCGGAAAGAAGCAATGTATTTACAAAAGTCTGCTGCTACCCCAATTCCTATCAGCGTTTTAAAGGAAAAAGTAAGTCTGGAGCTCAATGAAAAATATCCTATCACTGCAGTGGAGATTTCTTTAAATCCAAATAAACCCTACCGCTTTTCCTATTATGAAAAAAATAAAAAAGGCTGGAATTATTTTGAAGAAGTAAAGATCAACAAGCTCATATATGTTGATCAGTACACTGGAAAAATTCTTGCCGTTTACAATGACAAATACAACTTCTTCAATATTATTAAATCCATCCATTGGAGCCTTCTGCTGAATTCCGATTGGGGAAAATATGTCGTAGGAATTCCTACTGTATTGTTTATATTCATGCTCATCACCGGAATTGTTTTATGGTGGCCAAAAAATAAAAAAGCAAGAAAAGGAAGGTTTTGGTTCAGTTGGGAAAATTTAAAAAACTGGAAAAGGAAAAACTATGATCTTCATAATATTCTGGGATTTTATGCTTCATTTTTTGCACTGCTGATCAGCGTTACAGGAATTTATTTTGCCTATCCGTATGTGAAAAATGTATTTAATGTTACATTATCCGGTTCCTTAGAGCTGCCAAAAGAAAAGGAAATGAAATCTCCGGATTCTCTAATGGCAAAAAACACCTCAGTTTATGACCTTACGGCT
The Chryseobacterium sp. W4I1 DNA segment above includes these coding regions:
- a CDS encoding PepSY domain-containing protein; this translates as MRKKHHHKKKISLTKKWSAKLHLWLGLSVGIIIFIVSLTGTLYVFKDEIQNSIRKEAMYLQKSAATPIPISVLKEKVSLELNEKYPITAVEISLNPNKPYRFSYYEKNKKGWNYFEEVKINKLIYVDQYTGKILAVYNDKYNFFNIIKSIHWSLLLNSDWGKYVVGIPTVLFIFMLITGIVLWWPKNKKARKGRFWFSWENLKNWKRKNYDLHNILGFYASFFALLISVTGIYFAYPYVKNVFNVTLSGSLELPKEKEMKSPDSLMAKNTSVYDLTAQETRKLYPSSYSFRIPLNGKNKKGKELKNIPVTIYGAEGRFSERNTLVFDKYSGKLLVDKPHQKLSNAEKYANANYDIHTGSYFGLFGKILWFITGLICTSLPVTGFLVWWGKQKKQGKK
- a CDS encoding TonB-dependent siderophore receptor, producing MKNVLMCASLLGSMLTFAQEKDTLKSNDIEEVVVNGKYYKKYVEKQGSSSLRLDEELIKIPQNISIITGRALEDQQVTTLSDGVLRNVAGAQRLEHWGDMYTRVNMRGSRAAAFMNGVNVTSNWGPLSEDMSFVDHIEFIKGPSGFLMSNGEPSGIYNIVTKKPTGNSLNGSAKVTLGSFNMYRGEADVDTKITDKVAFRLNLMAQNKNSFRDYEFNDRYIINPSLKVKLSDKTTLTAEYIYQKAKMSEVGSAYVFSFDGYKAKPVRYTTTDPSVDPTKVDNNTVNINLQHEFNKNWKLTSQLTYVNEYTMGSDIWPSNFEGNYMIRRVNYWEADNTMKFGQVFLNGFVKTGPVSHKILAGLDLGSKKYMADWSQGYNLDKFNANGDYNADPQNPNTVADYNYWYNTNTQNYDINGGLAYSGPNGQYKAFDASKPLSVRAGAGSTIDQNYTGLYLQDELGFFNDALRLTLAARYTNVKEISYGTKSEANRITPRIGLSYSIDENMSAYALYDQSFVPQAGLFRDGTTATPLTGNNIEVGVKKDWFGGKWNTTVSLYNINKNNEITGDPDQTNNPNGKYSILLGKTRVQGVEFDLKGEITRGFNAIFNYAFTENKFTETTAKANKGDKVPGYAKHTANGWLNYTFTDGLLEGFGLSFGGTYLAGRSSWDWGSTNSLQMGDYVKFDAGASWENRKFRVGLNVFNVFNRYLYSGSPYGNYYYYQADAPRNFKLSIGYKF
- a CDS encoding DUF2795 domain-containing protein produces the protein MYWTLELASYLSDAPWPMTKAELIDYAIRTGAPMEVVENLQAIEDEGEIYESIEEVWSDYPTDEDFLWNEDEY
- a CDS encoding GDP-mannose 4,6-dehydratase, whose translation is MTYLVTGGSGFIGSHLIERLLRNGHSVINVDNFDDFYNYQIKIKNTLESIGKIPDFEFSGKEADISHLTAISQSDQYQLYYQDIRDKKGLETIFRNHQIDLVIHLAALAGVRPSIERPLDYEEVNVRGTMNLWELCKDFNIKKFVCASSSSVYGNNEKTPFNETDNVDHPISPYAATKKSVEILGHVYHELYHIDMIQLRFFTVYGPRQRPDLAIHKFTKLISEGQEIPFYGDGNTARDYTYIDDIIDGITKSVLYLEANADIYEIINLGESEVVTLSEMVATIENTLGISATRKTLPMQPGDVQKTNADIAKARTLIGYKPDTDFQNGIKKFVEWFLRNDMK
- a CDS encoding DUF2797 domain-containing protein, whose translation is MQFQGQILKMTSYDDQPIQYYLNLSGDLIHMNELFGKELRIKHTGFQCVNCGENKPVYRMGFCKNCFFESPYASDTIIRPELSTAHLGVAERDLEVEKQIQLQPHTVYLAYTGDVKVGVTRNNQIPTRWIDQGATFALPIARTENRYEAGMIEVALKDHLPDKTNWKKMLQDDFEGEMDLADFQQKIKQYFPDDFQKFYSEGENMWKFDYPYSKPEKITSFTLDKKPEFTGKLIGIKGQYLSFLGGDFINVRGHEGYVIELEIKN